The bacterium genome has a segment encoding these proteins:
- a CDS encoding YdbL family protein, with product MKRRWIFAVAAAALTALACVTINITFPEAAIKDLSKQIEDEIAKQAKQKEARPPAEKKEEPAPAKSPSAGPSAGLLDELLGVAYAADVPSPGVTNPAIRRIIDARAARAGELEKYKDMGAVGENNKGLLEVRALDAVADLRARAALQKLVREENADREELYKEIAVAQGVQLSELPKIRATYAATLRENAKPGQWIQLPDGAWKRK from the coding sequence ATGAAGCGTCGCTGGATCTTTGCCGTCGCCGCCGCCGCCCTGACCGCGCTGGCGTGCGTGACGATCAACATCACCTTCCCCGAAGCCGCGATCAAGGATCTCTCGAAGCAGATCGAGGACGAGATCGCGAAGCAGGCGAAGCAGAAGGAAGCCCGGCCGCCGGCCGAGAAGAAGGAAGAGCCGGCGCCGGCCAAGAGCCCCTCCGCGGGGCCGTCGGCCGGCCTGCTCGACGAACTGCTCGGCGTCGCCTACGCCGCCGACGTGCCGAGCCCCGGGGTGACCAACCCCGCGATCCGCCGGATCATCGACGCCCGCGCCGCGCGCGCCGGCGAACTCGAGAAGTACAAGGACATGGGGGCGGTCGGCGAGAACAACAAGGGGCTGCTCGAAGTCCGCGCCCTCGACGCCGTCGCCGATCTCCGCGCCCGCGCCGCGCTGCAGAAGCTCGTGCGCGAGGAAAACGCCGACCGCGAGGAGCTGTACAAGGAGATCGCGGTGGCGCAGGGGGTGCAGCTCTCCGAACTGCCGAAGATCCGCGCCACCTACGCCGCGACGCTGCGCGAGAACGCCAAGCCGGGACAGTGGATCCAGCTGCCCGACGGCGCCTGGAAGCGCAAGTAG